A window from uncultured Desulfobacter sp. encodes these proteins:
- a CDS encoding FliH/SctL family protein gives MSLSDQKESTEEATPPQDDGFQAIDVGALQSFDEEVSLKKPDAEPDFERFKLLFDPLEVEREEGGFEALYKVTKQLKKELFEPLIPGADVDDPNAQHGNAGSLEEDQDSEDAEEEPTPEEQGFAAGYEQGMAQGLEKGQADGYAKGYEEGMGKGREEGFKQGESDGFAKGQAEGFEKGTAEGQEAGKQEVIREMEQVLDPFRQALDTADQMLENMLTRYETQLVDLVCQIAEKVVMAKLDSDDAVIKNTILDALSQLASPEAITLNVAEDDYEYVEMVKEAFFDSVRSLNHITVNTDAMIPKGGCRIESAGATITTDPESKLKAVYDAIAQAKG, from the coding sequence ATGTCCTTGTCTGATCAAAAAGAATCAACAGAAGAAGCAACGCCGCCGCAAGATGATGGCTTCCAGGCCATTGATGTGGGTGCCCTTCAAAGTTTTGATGAAGAGGTGTCTCTAAAAAAACCGGATGCCGAGCCTGACTTTGAGCGGTTCAAGCTGTTGTTTGATCCCCTGGAGGTTGAAAGGGAGGAAGGCGGTTTTGAAGCGCTTTACAAAGTCACCAAGCAACTTAAAAAAGAGTTGTTCGAACCATTGATCCCGGGCGCGGATGTGGATGACCCGAATGCTCAACATGGTAACGCCGGATCTTTAGAAGAAGACCAGGATAGCGAGGATGCCGAAGAGGAGCCCACGCCCGAAGAGCAGGGATTTGCCGCTGGGTATGAACAAGGCATGGCCCAGGGACTTGAAAAAGGCCAGGCAGACGGATATGCCAAGGGCTATGAAGAAGGGATGGGAAAAGGCAGGGAAGAGGGATTTAAACAGGGCGAGAGCGACGGATTTGCCAAGGGCCAGGCAGAAGGGTTTGAAAAAGGGACTGCAGAAGGTCAAGAGGCCGGAAAACAGGAAGTTATCCGGGAAATGGAACAGGTCCTTGACCCTTTCCGCCAGGCACTGGACACCGCGGATCAGATGCTGGAAAACATGCTGACACGCTATGAAACCCAGCTGGTTGACCTGGTCTGCCAGATTGCCGAAAAAGTGGTAATGGCCAAACTGGACTCGGACGATGCCGTGATCAAGAATACCATCCTGGACGCGTTGTCCCAGCTGGCCTCACCCGAGGCAATCACCCTGAATGTGGCCGAAGACGACTATGAGTATGTGGAGATGGTTAAAGAGGCGTTTTTTGATTCCGTACGCTCCTTGAACCATATCACGGTGAATACGGATGCCATGATTCCCAAGGGAGGGTGCCGCATTGAAAGTGCCGGCGCCACCATTACCACAGATCCTGAATCTAAACTTAAGGCGGTATACGACGCCATTGCCCAGGCAAAGGGATAG
- a CDS encoding DUF4197 domain-containing protein, protein MCRKRISGAVAAFVLTFVFWGAGPVSVWAGNSLLDQGASLLNTLNKSDSSETSSSDGSESGSLTNNEIISGLKEALETGAGTVISQLGAQNGFNSDSSIHIPLPSYLSKAKLLMDKAGLGSYADEVELKLNRAAEAATPKAKELFVNAISKMSFDDAKSILNGADDAATQYFKKTTSDDLTEAFTPVVEETLQEIGAVNAYDQMMAKYKSMPLVPDLKGNLTDYAVEEALNGIFYYLAKEEKAIRENPAKQTTELLKKLFN, encoded by the coding sequence ATGTGTAGAAAAAGAATCAGCGGTGCAGTGGCAGCTTTCGTCTTAACTTTCGTTTTTTGGGGCGCTGGGCCTGTGTCTGTTTGGGCCGGAAATTCCCTGCTGGATCAGGGTGCTTCATTGCTTAATACCCTTAATAAAAGCGACAGCAGTGAAACAAGTAGCAGCGACGGTTCAGAATCCGGCAGCCTGACCAACAATGAAATTATTTCCGGGCTTAAAGAGGCACTGGAAACAGGTGCCGGCACCGTTATCAGTCAGCTGGGTGCCCAAAACGGATTTAATTCCGATTCCAGCATTCATATTCCGCTGCCGTCTTATCTGTCCAAAGCCAAGCTCTTGATGGATAAGGCCGGTTTGGGGTCCTATGCCGATGAAGTGGAACTCAAGCTGAACCGGGCAGCCGAGGCCGCCACACCCAAAGCCAAAGAATTGTTTGTAAATGCCATTTCCAAGATGTCCTTTGATGATGCCAAGAGTATTCTCAATGGCGCGGATGATGCGGCGACCCAGTATTTCAAGAAAACAACGTCGGACGATCTCACCGAGGCCTTTACCCCGGTGGTGGAAGAGACGCTTCAAGAAATTGGTGCCGTAAACGCCTATGACCAGATGATGGCAAAGTATAAATCCATGCCCCTGGTTCCCGACCTGAAGGGCAATCTCACGGATTATGCTGTTGAAGAAGCCCTGAACGGCATTTTTTATTATCTGGCTAAAGAGGAAAAGGCGATCCGGGAAAATCCGGCAAAGCAGACGACGGAATTGTTAAAAAAATTATTTAATTGA
- a CDS encoding FliI/YscN family ATPase: MNDLFEKINFSRYADAVEKVKTVTPEGRVSQVIGLIAEGDSLGLGVGGVCRIINDHGMAVMAEVVGFRQEKALFMPFGDIRGISMGSRIVPVASSPMVPVGDDMLGRVIDGMGNPIDNKGPISGSTAYYLYGKPLGPLERKMIKEPLDVGISAINSMITLGRGQRVAIMAGSGVGKSVLMGMMTKHTNADVVVIGLIGERGREVKDFVEETLGEEGLKRAVLVAATSDSPPLTRMRGAYLATTIAEYFRDQGKDVLLMLDSITRFAMSSRDVGLAAGEPPTTRGYTPSFFVQIPILLERPGVLESGGSITGIYTVLVEGDDMNDPVGDTVRSITDGHIVLSRDIANRGHYPAIDVMASVSRVMRDVSKPDHMALRDKAIKLMASYRNAEDMITIGAYVDGSDPDVDQARKLMPGINQLLRQQIGQKMDMQASVAGLRRALGVKGAPNDTPKDKA, encoded by the coding sequence ATGAATGATCTTTTTGAAAAAATAAATTTCAGCCGCTATGCCGATGCGGTGGAAAAGGTCAAAACCGTGACGCCCGAAGGCCGGGTCTCCCAGGTGATCGGACTGATTGCCGAAGGAGACAGTTTAGGCCTTGGTGTGGGCGGCGTGTGCCGAATCATCAATGACCACGGCATGGCCGTGATGGCTGAAGTTGTGGGCTTTAGGCAGGAAAAAGCGTTGTTCATGCCCTTTGGTGATATCAGAGGGATCAGCATGGGCAGCCGGATTGTGCCGGTGGCCTCTTCCCCCATGGTGCCGGTGGGTGACGATATGCTCGGCCGCGTGATCGACGGCATGGGCAATCCCATCGACAACAAAGGCCCCATTTCAGGTTCAACGGCTTATTATCTGTATGGAAAGCCTTTGGGCCCCCTGGAACGAAAAATGATCAAAGAACCCCTGGATGTGGGCATCAGTGCCATAAACTCCATGATTACCCTGGGCCGGGGGCAGCGGGTGGCCATCATGGCCGGTTCCGGCGTGGGAAAAAGTGTGCTCATGGGCATGATGACCAAACACACCAATGCGGATGTGGTGGTCATCGGACTGATTGGCGAACGTGGCCGGGAGGTCAAAGATTTTGTGGAGGAGACCCTGGGTGAAGAGGGGCTCAAGCGGGCGGTGCTTGTGGCGGCCACATCGGATTCGCCTCCACTGACCCGCATGCGCGGGGCGTATCTGGCCACCACCATTGCCGAATACTTCAGGGACCAGGGCAAGGATGTACTGCTCATGCTCGATTCCATTACCCGGTTTGCCATGTCCTCCAGGGATGTGGGGTTGGCTGCCGGAGAACCGCCCACCACCCGGGGCTATACCCCCTCATTTTTTGTGCAGATCCCCATTCTTTTAGAGCGCCCCGGGGTCCTTGAAAGCGGCGGTTCCATCACCGGGATTTACACGGTCCTGGTGGAAGGTGACGACATGAATGATCCGGTGGGCGATACGGTCCGTTCCATAACCGACGGACATATTGTATTATCCAGGGATATTGCCAATCGCGGGCACTACCCGGCCATTGATGTCATGGCCAGTGTTTCCAGGGTCATGCGGGATGTCAGCAAACCCGACCACATGGCCCTGCGGGACAAAGCTATCAAACTCATGGCGTCATATCGAAATGCAGAGGACATGATCACCATCGGTGCGTATGTGGACGGATCAGATCCCGATGTGGACCAGGCCAGAAAACTGATGCCCGGCATCAACCAGCTGCTGCGCCAGCAGATTGGTCAAAAAATGGATATGCAGGCCAGTGTCGCCGGTTTGAGAAGAGCACTGGGCGTCAAGGGAGCACCCAATGACACCCCAAAGGACAAGGCATAG
- the fliE gene encoding flagellar hook-basal body complex protein FliE: MDKINAQIPGKLSLYREPVANIAAKRSPKFMERLESAVLEVNNNQHVADDSAEAVIEGRLGIHEGMMALGKASTSLKVLAQVRNKAMSAYQEIMRMQV; encoded by the coding sequence ATGGATAAGATAAACGCACAAATCCCCGGCAAACTCTCCTTATACAGGGAGCCTGTGGCAAATATAGCCGCAAAACGAAGCCCTAAGTTTATGGAACGCCTGGAATCCGCAGTCCTGGAAGTTAATAATAATCAGCATGTGGCAGATGATTCTGCGGAAGCGGTCATTGAAGGCCGGCTTGGTATTCACGAAGGCATGATGGCCCTGGGCAAAGCATCCACCTCCCTTAAAGTACTGGCACAGGTCAGAAACAAGGCCATGAGTGCCTATCAAGAAATCATGCGTATGCAGGTATAA
- a CDS encoding MBL fold metallo-hydrolase encodes MVDVEFFGAAGEVTGSMHMLDTGVDKILLDCGMFQGRRKESREKNENFQIDRSKITTMVLSHAHIDHSGRIPLLTKEGFAGRIVTTRPTKDALEYMLLDSGHIQESDALYLNYKALRGFLYQAEQAKTNHQISNKEKAGIKNLLKKGPHELDVAAIAAMHKEYGLDMVTPLYTQEDAVESLSFIDGYPFGSQVTIGKGVTVKFYVAGHILGSAFSLITVTPDNGGKPLKILFTGDIGRFEKPILKNPTLEFDEEDRDIDLMIIESTYGDREHAPVADLSDNLKDTLIRTIERGGCLLIPSFAFGRTQELIYELHQLYESGTVPKVPIYVDSPLASNITKVFGEHPETYDKETHKIFLEKGINPFYFKDIKFVESVEESMRVTQDDTPHVLISASGMCEAGRILHHLRYKIHNPKHTILIVGYMAQHTLGRRIEELGMQERQAGEKAPEVKILGKSYPLRAHVEKIGGFSAHADRHELMRVVSDSNLRVKDIAVVHGESDQSAAFAQRLKEKGYNAFVPKPGDRFKLPLS; translated from the coding sequence ATGGTTGATGTTGAATTTTTTGGTGCAGCAGGAGAGGTGACCGGGTCCATGCATATGCTGGATACAGGCGTTGATAAGATCTTGCTGGACTGTGGTATGTTCCAGGGCCGGAGAAAGGAGAGCCGGGAGAAAAATGAGAATTTTCAAATAGATCGGTCCAAGATCACAACCATGGTCCTGTCCCATGCGCATATTGACCATTCCGGCCGGATTCCGCTGCTGACAAAAGAAGGCTTTGCCGGCCGCATTGTCACCACCCGGCCGACCAAAGACGCTTTGGAATATATGCTTTTGGATTCGGGGCATATCCAGGAATCTGATGCGCTGTACCTGAACTATAAAGCCCTGCGCGGGTTTTTATATCAAGCGGAGCAGGCCAAAACAAATCATCAGATCTCAAACAAAGAGAAAGCCGGGATTAAAAATCTGCTGAAAAAAGGCCCCCATGAGCTGGATGTGGCGGCCATTGCGGCAATGCACAAGGAGTACGGCCTTGACATGGTGACGCCACTGTATACCCAGGAAGATGCAGTGGAATCTCTCTCTTTTATTGATGGTTATCCCTTTGGTTCACAAGTGACCATAGGGAAGGGCGTCACCGTGAAATTTTACGTGGCCGGTCATATTCTGGGGTCTGCCTTTTCGTTGATTACCGTGACCCCCGACAACGGCGGGAAACCCCTTAAGATCCTTTTTACCGGGGATATCGGCCGGTTTGAAAAACCGATTTTAAAAAACCCCACCCTGGAATTTGATGAAGAGGACAGGGATATTGATCTGATGATTATCGAAAGCACCTACGGGGACCGTGAACATGCCCCGGTGGCGGATCTTTCCGACAACCTCAAAGATACCCTCATTCGGACAATTGAACGGGGAGGGTGTCTTCTGATTCCTTCGTTTGCCTTTGGCAGAACCCAGGAACTGATTTATGAACTTCATCAGTTGTATGAATCCGGAACGGTTCCCAAGGTGCCCATTTATGTGGACAGCCCCCTGGCATCAAATATCACAAAGGTCTTTGGGGAACACCCTGAGACCTATGATAAGGAAACCCATAAAATTTTCCTGGAAAAGGGAATAAATCCTTTTTATTTTAAGGATATCAAGTTTGTTGAATCGGTGGAAGAATCCATGCGCGTCACCCAGGACGACACACCCCATGTGCTGATCTCGGCATCCGGTATGTGTGAGGCGGGGCGAATTCTTCACCACCTGCGTTATAAAATCCATAATCCCAAGCATACCATTCTTATTGTGGGGTATATGGCCCAGCACACGCTTGGGCGGCGCATTGAAGAACTCGGGATGCAGGAGCGTCAGGCGGGAGAAAAGGCACCAGAAGTCAAGATTCTGGGAAAATCCTATCCCCTGCGCGCCCATGTGGAAAAAATCGGCGGATTTTCCGCCCATGCAGACCGCCATGAATTGATGCGGGTGGTATCAGACTCAAATCTTCGGGTGAAAGATATCGCTGTGGTACACGGTGAATCGGATCAGAGTGCCGCATTTGCCCAACGCCTTAAAGAGAAAGGGTATAATGCCTTTGTCCCCAAACCCGGAGACCGGTTTAAATTGCCGTTATCCTGA
- the fliF gene encoding flagellar basal-body MS-ring/collar protein FliF, which translates to MNPVAEKIITMVKEMSMVRKLLLGGLVLAVVAGFITMFVWANQTAYKVAYSGLSQEDAAAVVEMLKSAKTPYRLTGDGTTIMVPENMVYDVRLTMAKEGIPKGSGVGYEIFDKSEFGTTEFVQKINKKRALQGELARTIVAFEAVKDAKVMIVMPKESVFVEETKLPSASILLELVADLEKEEVAAIAHLVASSVQDLTPKLITIVDTAGRILFEGKSEDEQAQIDAENLADAQYQYKVRYEENLTRRIQTMLERIVGADKAIVRVTSEMDFSKNSMNEEIYDPFERGGEFIRSRKNRAEKVVQVNEDIGIPSSVNPITDENQAGNKSQERVNKSDDTVNYEISRRVRETKKPMAELTRLSVAAVIDGKYEFQTDGNGETKRVYMPRSAEEMLQFESIVTRAMGYNESRNDQVSMECFPFASIDDMEGTQTKLTGWRMVQKEYGRLIANLLLVFVLFLFIIRPIIKTVRDIKVTVEQEALPSPEALAQIEAEEKEPTFVDMDANQQREFLEMMSEEQKEAFLQKMTAAERSAYVANMSEQERAKYYAEKDLNRTLNIIKGWISELEEEGEE; encoded by the coding sequence ATGAATCCGGTAGCTGAAAAAATCATTACCATGGTCAAAGAGATGAGCATGGTCCGTAAACTCCTTCTGGGCGGTCTGGTCCTGGCGGTGGTGGCAGGATTTATCACCATGTTTGTCTGGGCCAATCAAACCGCTTATAAAGTCGCATATTCCGGGCTGAGCCAGGAAGATGCCGCGGCTGTCGTGGAAATGTTGAAATCCGCCAAAACCCCCTATCGTCTGACCGGTGACGGAACCACCATTATGGTGCCGGAGAACATGGTCTATGACGTCCGGCTGACCATGGCCAAGGAAGGGATTCCCAAAGGCAGCGGGGTGGGATACGAAATTTTTGATAAAAGCGAGTTCGGCACCACTGAATTTGTCCAGAAAATCAATAAAAAACGGGCGCTTCAGGGGGAACTTGCAAGGACCATTGTGGCATTTGAAGCGGTTAAAGACGCCAAGGTCATGATTGTGATGCCCAAGGAGTCGGTGTTTGTGGAAGAGACCAAACTGCCTTCGGCATCTATTCTGCTGGAACTGGTCGCGGACCTTGAAAAAGAGGAAGTGGCGGCCATCGCACACCTGGTAGCCTCTTCGGTCCAGGACCTGACCCCGAAACTCATCACCATTGTGGATACGGCCGGACGGATTCTGTTTGAGGGCAAATCCGAAGACGAACAGGCCCAGATTGATGCAGAAAATCTGGCGGATGCCCAGTATCAGTATAAGGTCCGTTATGAAGAGAATCTGACACGCAGAATCCAGACCATGCTTGAGCGTATCGTGGGTGCGGATAAAGCCATTGTCCGGGTCACCTCGGAAATGGATTTTTCCAAAAACAGCATGAATGAAGAGATTTATGATCCCTTTGAACGGGGCGGCGAATTCATCCGCAGCAGGAAAAACAGAGCAGAAAAAGTAGTTCAGGTCAATGAAGATATCGGCATCCCGTCCTCGGTCAACCCCATTACAGATGAAAACCAGGCCGGAAATAAGAGCCAGGAGCGGGTCAACAAAAGCGATGATACAGTCAATTACGAAATAAGCCGACGAGTCAGGGAAACCAAGAAACCCATGGCCGAACTGACAAGACTGTCGGTGGCCGCCGTGATTGACGGTAAATACGAGTTCCAGACAGACGGCAACGGAGAGACCAAACGGGTCTATATGCCCAGATCCGCCGAAGAGATGCTGCAGTTCGAAAGTATTGTCACCCGAGCCATGGGGTATAATGAATCGCGCAATGACCAGGTTTCCATGGAATGCTTTCCCTTTGCATCCATCGACGATATGGAGGGGACCCAGACAAAACTTACCGGCTGGCGCATGGTCCAGAAGGAATACGGGCGTCTCATTGCCAATTTACTGCTGGTCTTTGTATTGTTCCTGTTCATCATCCGCCCGATCATAAAAACGGTTCGCGACATCAAGGTTACTGTGGAACAAGAAGCATTACCTTCACCCGAAGCGCTTGCCCAGATTGAGGCTGAGGAAAAAGAACCGACCTTTGTTGATATGGATGCGAACCAGCAGCGTGAATTCTTAGAAATGATGAGCGAAGAGCAAAAAGAAGCATTCCTTCAGAAAATGACCGCAGCAGAGCGCTCCGCCTACGTCGCCAATATGAGTGAGCAGGAAAGGGCCAAGTATTATGCGGAAAAAGACCTGAACAGGACCTTGAATATCATTAAGGGATGGATCAGTGAATTAGAGGAAGAAGGGGAGGAGTAA
- the fliG gene encoding flagellar motor switch protein FliG has translation MAKAIDPEKLNGCQKAAIFLMYMGEEYTTQVFSKMKEQEIADIAFEMSKIEQITPELLKVVCADFNVIYEGEAKMIIEGDSFIKNVVTKTLKDKQAKAILDDLEKKKQAKPFIWSRNVNTNTLSTYIEGEHPQTIAMILAHMPSEISSEILMNLPDELKGDIAMRVARLGQISEDVVRDVDRALKYELSGAVGPGGKAGGLEVLVNIINGVDKSTEDAVMEYVEEDDAEMANEIRKLMFVFEDLTNVDDTAMREILKKVEGQQLTYALKTATEDMKSKIFSNLSQRAGEMLKDDLDAMGPVRLAEVEEAQQAVVRAAKELEADGTITLGKGKDDVLV, from the coding sequence ATGGCCAAAGCAATCGACCCGGAAAAATTAAACGGTTGTCAAAAGGCGGCAATATTTCTCATGTACATGGGAGAAGAGTATACAACCCAGGTGTTCTCAAAAATGAAAGAACAGGAGATCGCAGATATTGCGTTTGAAATGTCCAAAATCGAACAGATTACGCCTGAACTGCTCAAGGTTGTATGTGCTGATTTTAATGTCATATATGAAGGAGAAGCCAAGATGATTATTGAAGGGGACTCCTTTATTAAAAATGTGGTGACCAAAACACTGAAGGATAAGCAGGCCAAAGCCATCCTGGACGATCTGGAGAAAAAGAAACAGGCCAAACCATTCATATGGAGCCGGAATGTAAATACGAACACCTTATCTACCTATATTGAAGGTGAACACCCCCAGACCATCGCAATGATCCTGGCCCATATGCCGTCGGAAATCTCCTCGGAAATATTGATGAATCTGCCCGATGAACTCAAAGGCGATATTGCCATGAGGGTTGCGCGCTTAGGCCAAATCTCCGAAGACGTTGTCAGGGATGTGGACAGGGCATTGAAATATGAACTCAGCGGCGCAGTGGGCCCAGGCGGCAAGGCCGGTGGCCTGGAAGTTCTGGTGAACATCATCAATGGTGTGGACAAATCCACCGAAGATGCCGTCATGGAATATGTTGAGGAAGATGATGCGGAAATGGCCAATGAGATCCGCAAACTCATGTTTGTATTTGAAGATTTGACCAATGTGGATGATACGGCCATGAGAGAAATTCTCAAGAAGGTTGAAGGCCAGCAGCTTACCTATGCATTGAAGACCGCCACCGAAGACATGAAGTCCAAAATTTTCTCTAACCTGTCCCAGCGGGCTGGTGAGATGCTCAAGGACGATCTGGACGCCATGGGTCCTGTCCGCCTGGCAGAGGTTGAAGAGGCCCAGCAGGCCGTGGTCAGGGCAGCCAAAGAACTGGAGGCCGACGGCACCATAACCCTGGGTAAAGGAAAGGATGATGTCCTTGTCTGA
- the fliJ gene encoding flagellar export protein FliJ has protein sequence MKKFQFRLQSLLRYKCHLEQVAKQEMARAVADVLACEQRITQLQNEKISATDQLDTLVEKGIGSGQFNRYRQFITGTDQTIMFERNRKTELEKILDKKREALKQRTVDKKSLERLREKQEREYTHEMLREEQKGLDEIASLKTAREVNNERT, from the coding sequence ATGAAGAAATTCCAGTTCAGACTGCAAAGCCTTTTAAGATATAAATGCCATCTTGAGCAGGTTGCCAAACAAGAAATGGCCCGGGCGGTGGCAGATGTCCTGGCCTGCGAGCAGCGCATCACACAGTTGCAAAACGAAAAAATCTCGGCGACGGATCAACTTGACACCCTGGTGGAAAAGGGGATTGGGTCGGGCCAATTCAACCGGTATCGACAATTTATTACGGGCACGGATCAAACAATCATGTTTGAACGTAACAGAAAAACTGAACTTGAAAAAATTCTGGACAAAAAACGGGAGGCCCTTAAACAAAGGACCGTTGACAAAAAATCACTGGAGCGGCTCCGGGAAAAACAAGAGCGGGAATATACCCATGAAATGCTCCGGGAGGAACAAAAGGGCCTGGATGAAATTGCATCATTGAAAACGGCCAGGGAGGTGAACAATGAACGCACTTAA